A DNA window from Fragaria vesca subsp. vesca linkage group LG3, FraVesHawaii_1.0, whole genome shotgun sequence contains the following coding sequences:
- the LOC101292780 gene encoding uncharacterized protein LOC101292780 has protein sequence MGERKGKGKKDKEELLLSWSFPPQGWYKLNVDGSRRHKPQCIGGGGVIRNENGEWVAGFVANFGTGKAIEAELKALHTGLELALKSRVECLEVETDSQLAVNLLSNVGTLYQEHHLIELIKSCNALLNQNSRWTISGVYRQQNCVADCLAGLGHTLEEGVTTYYDSPPTACEPILLEDQSMVARTRLISLRKLMNQNAGNILIPRSYRFKNHYVLSMKNAKVEEGDDLEPVTFTWKIDNFSKMDTASKHYSDNFVIGNSKWRILLYLKGNAVDYLSPYLDVPDVSKLPQGWSRCAHFSLTVVNQLQPSKSITKEAVHVFSACDSDCGFKFLVPLSWLSDHGNEYLVNDVCILEAKVELHKVKAKNLKDKRTVGSAPVEQGPDIDSVKDPDRLTTCKELNCEQMAAGHDAPSFEKNSTEPTSPSSSVEDAH, from the exons ATGGGAGAAAG GAAAGGTAAAGGTAAGAAAGACAAGGAGGAGTTGTTATTGTCCTGGAGCTTCCCTCCCCAGGGCTGGTACAAGCTCAACGTAGATGGGAGTCGGCGACATAAACCTCAGTGCATTGGAGGAGGTGGTGTGATTCGAAACGAAAACGGAGAATGGGTTGCAGGATTTGTAGCCAATTTCGGAACAGGGAAAGCTATTGAGGCAGAGCTCAAGGCCCTGCACACAGGCTTGGAACTTGCTTTGAAATCTCGGGTGGAATGTCTTGAGGTAGAAACTGACTCGCAGCTGGCTGTAAATCTTTTATCGAATGTAGGCACATTGTACCAAGAACACCATCTGATTGAACTGATTAAAAGCTGCAATGCTCTTTTAAACCAAAACTCGAGATGGACAATAAGTGGTGTGTATAGACAGCAGAACTGTGTGGCTGATTGTCTAGCCGGATTGGGCCATACTTTGGAGGAAGGGGTTACGACTTATTATGATTCACCCCCTACTGCCTGTGAACCGATATTACTTGAGGATCAGTCTATGGTTGCTCGAACCAGGTTGATTTCTCTTCGTAAATTGATGAATCAGAATGCTGGTAATATATTGATTCCAAGGTCGTATAGGTTTAAGAATCATTATGTTCTTAGCATGAAGAATGCGAAAGTTGAGGAAGGGGATGATCTTGAACCTGTGACATTCACATGGAAAATTGACAACTTCTCTAAGATGGATACCGCCTCCAAGCATTACTCTGATAATTTTGTCATTGGCAATTCTAAATG GCGGATCCTTCTGTATCTGAAGGGGAATGCTGTTGATTACTTGTCACCATATTTGGATGTCCCGGATGTTTCAAAATTGCCTCAGGGGTGGTCTAGATGTGCACATTTCAGCTTGACAGTGGTTAATCAACTTCAACCCAGCAAATCAATAACAAAGG AAGCTGTACATGTATTCAGTGCTTGTGACAGTGACTGTGGCTTCAAATTTTTAGTTCCTCTCAGTTGGCTTTCTGACCATGGTAATGAGTATCTTGTAAATGATGTATGTATTCTTGAAGCCAAGGTCGAACTTCATAAGGTGAAGGCTAAGAATTTAAAAGATAAAAGAACTGTTGGTTCTGCACCTGTGGAGCAGGGCCCTGATATCGATTCTGTAAAGGACCCAGACAGATTAACTACATGCAAGGAACTGAATTGCGAACAGATGGCTGCCGGTCATGATGCACCAAGTTTTGAAAAAAATAGCACCGAGCCTACTAGCCCTTCATCATCAGTTGAGGATGCACATTAG
- the LOC101310502 gene encoding GDSL esterase/lipase At4g26790-like yields MAFKPIYWFLLIHFLLQISRVYAKVPAIIVFGDSSVDAGNNNQISTILKSNFPPYGRDFYGGQPTGRFSNGRIPPDFISEAFGIKPMIPAYLDPFYDIKDFATGVCFASAGTGYDNATSDVLSVLPLWKELEYYKQYQQDLRTYLGDDEANEVLGEALYLTSIGTNDFLENYFVFSERSKEYSIEEYQNFLASIAQNFITELYLLGARKISLGGLPPMGCLPLERTKNLLSGSGCIETYNDVARSFNHKLQEVVDKFNEQLVGIQLVLSNPYYILSAIIQNPQSFRFETAATACCGTGLFEMGYMCAKINPFTCSDANQYVFWDAFHPTERTNGIVADHIFKTCLAQFL; encoded by the exons ATGGCATTTAAGCCAATTTATTGGTTTCTCCTAATCCACTTCCTCCTGCAAATTTCTAGGGTGTACGCAAAAGTTCCAGCTATTATTGTGTTTGGAGACTCTTCTGTCGATGCAGGGAACAATAACCAGATATCGACAATCCTAAAGAGCAACTTTCCACCATACGGTCGTGATTTCTATGGTGGACAGCCTACAGGGCGATTTTCCAATGGTAGGATTCCACCAGACTTCATTTCTGAAGCTTTTGGGATCAAGCCAATGATACCTGCATACTTGGATCCATTTTATGACATTAAGGACTTCGCTACTGGAGTTTGCTTCGCCTCCGCAGGAACTGGTTACGATAATGCCACTTCTGATGTCCTA TCTGTGTTACCTCTTTGGAAGGAATTGGAGTACTACAAACAATACCAGCAAGACCTCAGAACCTATCTAGGAGATGATGAAGCAAATGAGGTTCTGGGAGAAGCACTTTACTTAACGAGTATAGGAACTAATGATTTCCTAGAAAACTACTTTGTATTTTCAGAAAGATCAAAGGAGTATTCCATAGAGGAGTACCAGAATTTTCTTGCAAGTATTGCTCAAAATTTCATCACAGAGCTCTACCTGCTTGGAGCTCGAAAGATATCTCTAGGCGGCCTTCCTCCAATGGGTTGTCTGCCATTGGAGAGAACTAAAAATCTTCTTTCGGGGAGCGGTTGTATTGAGACATACAATGATGTGGCTAGGAGTTTCAATCACAAGTTGCAGGAAGTAGTTGACAAGTTCAACGAGCAACTAGTTGGAATCCAGCTTGTGCTTTCAAACCCATACTATATTCTCTCAGCTATCATACAAAACCCTCAATCCTTTC GATTTGAAACAGCAGCAACAGCCTGTTGTGGTACAGGATTGTTTGAAATGGGTTACATGTGTGCCAAGATAAACCCATTTACGTGTTCAGATGCAAATCAATATGTATTTTGGGATGCCTTCCACCCCACAGAGAGAACAAATGGTATTGTTGCAGATCATATATTTAAAACTTGTCTAGCTCAATTTCTATGA
- the LOC101310789 gene encoding upstream activation factor subunit UAF30-like, with product MLPQGIKKAVTDNPKKLANLIDLVNLPSTLREFVGQSQISRLGCFVRVWSYIKDNNLQDPNNKNVVNCDEKLKSILLGKPQVELAELPALIKLHFPKEAK from the exons ATGTTGCCACAGGGGATTAAGAAAGCCGTGACGGATAATCCAAAGAAACTAGCCAACTTGATTGACCTGGTGAATCTTCCTTCTACACTGAGAGAGTTTGTGGGTCAGTCTCAGATTTCCCGGCTTGGATGTTTCGTGCGTGTCTGGTCGTACATCAAGGACAACAATCTCCAG GATCCAAACAACAAAAATGTGGTCAACTGTGATGAGAAGTTGAAGAGTATTTTGTTGGGCAAGCCTCAAGTTGAGTTAGCTGAGCTGCCTGCATTGATCAAGCTTCATTTCCCCAAAGAGGCTAAATAA
- the LOC101295898 gene encoding uncharacterized protein LOC101295898: MGKGKKKDKKLKLVEDSKSKHQVFLSWSCPRKGWYKLNVDGTAHKRIGGSGVIRDEHGQWVGGFSANFGKGKAIDAELLALLTGLEYAWSSGWYPLEVETDAIRAIMFMVNEVEVDYSHPQFDLVKRCQAVLKHNWTYNLRHVYREQNCVADSLAKHGRTLEPGCHYFTDPPPHCIPLLAEDQSGVARPRFITPKAMQYRTMTSQNPITGESKKIEVSLEKEDLASVTFRWKIDNFSELNLKHYSEVFIIGDFKWRVLMYPKGNNTNHLSVYLEVPDSSDLPIGWSRYAQFSLTMVNQVNHSKSFTKETVHVFSIHESEFGFQSLAPLILLRDQRNGFLVNDTCIIEAEVGVRKAEVKIMEDPSSSISAPMEALIIGEKQNEE, encoded by the exons ATGGGGAAAGGGAA AAAGAAAGATAAGAAACTGAAACTGGTGGAGGATTCTAAGAGTAAGCACCAGGTGTTCTTGTCCTGGAGCTGTCCCCGGAAGGGCTGGTACAAGCTTAACGTGGATGGGACAGCGCACAAGCGGATAGGAGGAAGCGGTGTGATCCGAGACGAACACGGACAATGGGTTGGAGGATTTTCTGCAAATTTCGGAAAGGGTAAAGCCATTGATGCTGAGCTTTTGGCATTACTTACAGGCTTGGAGTATGCCTGGAGTTCTGGATGGTATCCTCTTGAAGTTGAAACCGACGCGATAAGGGCTATTATGTTTATGGTGAATGAGGTTGAGGTGGACTATAGTCACCCTCAGTTTGACTTGGTTAAGAGGTGCCAGGCTGTGCTTAAGCATAACTGGACATATAATCTGCGTCATGTGTATAGAGAGCAGAACTGTGTGGCTGATTCTTTGGCCAAACATGGGCGTACATTGGAGCCAGGCTGCCACTATTTTACTGATCCACCTCCGCATTGTATCCCTTTGCTTGCTGAGGATCAGAGTGGGGTTGCTCGGCCCCGGTTTATTACACCCAAAGCCATGCAATACAG GACAATGACAAGTCAGAATCCGATAACAGGGGAGAGTAAGAAAATTGAGGTGAGTCTGGAAAAGGAAGATCTTGCATCTGTGACTTTCAGATGGAAAATCGACAACTTCTCTGAGTTGAACTTGAAGCATTACTCTGAGGTTTTCATCATTGGTGATTTTAAATG GCGGGTCCTTATGTATCCAAAGGGAAACAACACAAACCATCTGTCAGTGTATTTGGAAGTTCCAGATTCTTCAGATTTACCTATTGGGTGGTCTAGATATGCCCAATTCAGCTTAACCATGGTCAATCAAGTTAATCACAGCAAGTCATTCACAAAGG AAACTGTACATGTATTCAGTATCCATGAGAGTGAGTTTGGGTTCCAATCCTTGGCGCCTCTAATTCTTCTCCGTGACCAAAGAAATGGGTTTCTTGTGAATGATACTTGTATCATTGAAGCCGAGGTTGGAGTCCGTAAGGCTGAAGTGAAGATCATGGAAGACCCAAGTTCCAGCATTTCTGCACCTATGGAGGCTCTCATTATAGGGGAGAAGCAGAATGAAGAGTAA